The Saccharothrix violaceirubra genome segment CCGAGCACACCGCGCAGGCGCGGGAGACGATCGGCGCGGGCGTGTTGTTGGCACCCGAGCAGCACGTCGTGCTGGAGACCGACCCGGACGCCGCGCGCGAGATCGGCCGCGGGGAGCTGGAGTTCTACCTGGGCCTGGAGAACTACCGGGCGAACTGGCTGCGCGGTGGGTTCACGGCCGACGACTTCGCCGACGGCGGGTCCGACCGGCTGGTCGACGCGTTGATCGCGTGGGGCACGGTCGAGCAGGTCGTGGCACGGGTGCGGGCGCACCGGGACGCCGGTGCCGACCACGTGTGCCTCCAGGTGGTCGGTCAGGACGGCGTCCCGCTGCCCGCGTACCGGGAACTGGCCGCGGCGCTGTTCTAGCTCTCGGTCACCTCGACGCCGCGCCAGAACGCGATCCGGTCCTTGATGTTCGCCGCCGCTTCCTTGGGGGCCGGGTAGTACCACGCGGCGTCGGGGTTCACCGCGCCGTCCACTTCGAGCGAGTGGTAGGACGCCGTGCCCTTCCACGGGCACACCGTCGTCGTGTCGGAGGGCCGCAGGAACTCCCGGTCGACGGCGTCGGCCGGGAAGTAGTGGTTGCCCTCGACGATCTCCGTGTCGTCGCTGCGCGCGACGACCTGGCCGTTCCACGTTGCGATCACCATGCCACCGACTATGCCCATGATCGACTTCTCGCGCCGGGTGGTGCCCGTAGGATGCGATCCGACACCGCGTTCCGGGCACCCGAGGAGGACCCACAGATGCCCATCGCAACCCCCGAGGTCTACGCCGAGATGCTTGACCGGGCGAAGGCGAACGAGTTCGCCTACCCCGCGATCAACGTCACCTCGTCCGAGACCCTCAACGCGGCACTGCGTGGTTTCGCGGAGGCCGAAAGCGACGGGATCATCCAGGTCTCCACCG includes the following:
- a CDS encoding DUF427 domain-containing protein; this encodes MVIATWNGQVVARSDDTEIVEGNHYFPADAVDREFLRPSDTTTVCPWKGTASYHSLEVDGAVNPDAAWYYPAPKEAAANIKDRIAFWRGVEVTES